Proteins from a single region of Desulfolutivibrio sulfoxidireducens:
- the rimM gene encoding ribosome maturation factor RimM (Essential for efficient processing of 16S rRNA) yields the protein MKNNPDRHVVVGEILRPHGVRGEIVVRSFADSPSVFQNGRALRLTPPQSRPGNCVTRTVTARRSHAGNLLVTLSGIDDRDAVETLRGFVLSIPEGDLPPPPPGEYYRRQLIGCRVLAPDTPHPVLGVLDDILDMPGQEVWRIIHESGKEILLPANPHTIASIDLETATIIATPPPGLVEVYIPGAAAPDPARGE from the coding sequence ATGAAAAACAACCCGGACCGCCACGTGGTCGTGGGCGAAATCCTTCGCCCCCACGGCGTGAGAGGGGAGATCGTCGTCAGATCCTTCGCCGACTCCCCTTCCGTTTTCCAAAATGGCCGCGCCCTGCGGCTGACCCCGCCGCAAAGCCGACCCGGAAATTGCGTCACGCGCACCGTTACGGCCCGGCGCAGCCACGCCGGGAACCTGCTTGTGACCCTCTCCGGCATCGATGACCGCGACGCCGTCGAAACCTTGCGCGGATTTGTGCTGTCCATCCCGGAAGGCGACCTGCCGCCGCCTCCTCCGGGGGAATACTACCGCCGTCAGCTTATCGGCTGCCGGGTGCTGGCCCCGGATACCCCGCACCCCGTCCTCGGCGTCCTCGACGACATCCTCGATATGCCCGGCCAGGAAGTCTGGCGCATCATCCACGAGTCCGGAAAGGAAATCCTTCTGCCCGCCAACCCCCACACCATCGCCTCCATCGACCTGGAGACCGCCACCATCATCGCCACCCCGCCCCCGGGACTGGTGGAGGTGTATATCCCCGGGGCCGCCGCCCCGGACCCCGCCCGGGGGGA
- a CDS encoding KH domain-containing protein gives MLKDLIEYVAKSLVDNPDQVQVVEVEGEQTSVIELKVAKEDLGKVIGKQGRTARAMRTILGAASTKAKKRSVLEILE, from the coding sequence ATGTTGAAGGACTTGATCGAATACGTGGCCAAGTCCCTGGTCGATAACCCCGACCAGGTGCAGGTCGTCGAGGTCGAGGGCGAACAGACCTCGGTCATCGAACTGAAGGTGGCCAAGGAAGACCTGGGAAAGGTCATCGGCAAACAGGGACGCACGGCCAGGGCCATGCGCACCATCCTGGGCGCCGCCTCCACCAAGGCCAAAAAACGCTCCGTCCTGGAAATCCTCGAATAA
- the rpsP gene encoding 30S ribosomal protein S16, translating into MAMKIRLTRMGSKKRPFYRIVALDSATRRDGRALEYLGHYNPMVDPAELKVDMEKVKYWTDLGAKPSDTVKALLKKAGK; encoded by the coding sequence ATGGCCATGAAAATTCGTCTGACCCGCATGGGGTCCAAAAAACGGCCCTTCTACCGCATCGTCGCCCTGGACAGCGCCACCCGCCGTGACGGCCGCGCCCTGGAGTACCTTGGCCACTACAACCCCATGGTTGACCCGGCCGAGCTGAAGGTGGATATGGAAAAGGTGAAGTATTGGACCGATCTCGGCGCGAAACCCTCGGATACGGTCAAGGCCCTGCTCAAAAAAGCCGGGAAGTAG
- the ffh gene encoding signal recognition particle protein translates to MFDSLTDRLEGVFKKIRGHARLTEENVQAALREVRLALLEADVNFKVVKDFVERVRDRAMGQDVLKSLTPGQQVVKIVHDELIELLGGQTTGLDLKARPTAIMMVGLQGSGKTTTSAKLALRLRRELKKKAYLVPADVYRPAAIEQLKKLGSQIDISVHPSTPDQNPVDICAQAMDVAATNGFDVVIFDTAGRLHVDETLMEELAAIKARTSPAEILFVADAMTGQDAVTVAASFNDRLDVSGIVLTKMDGDARGGAALSIKGVTGKPIKFVGMGEKLADLEIFHPDRAASRILGMGDILTLIEKAQTDINAEEAAAMEKKLRKAEFNLEDFRTQMRRVRKLGSLDGILKLIPGMSQVRQKLGEVQMPEKEMARVEAIIGSMTKKERENPKIINPSRRERIAKGSGSTVQDVAQLLKNFTQMQKMMKRMMGAGGKMPAPGKMPRMPKMPGLPGGMPGLPGGDPGEAPPVDPRFARTPGKVTSASKRKKQKRKKGKSR, encoded by the coding sequence ATGTTCGACAGCCTGACCGACCGCCTCGAAGGGGTCTTCAAAAAAATCCGGGGTCACGCCCGCTTAACCGAGGAAAACGTCCAGGCCGCCCTGCGCGAGGTGCGTCTGGCCCTTCTTGAGGCCGACGTCAACTTCAAGGTGGTCAAGGACTTCGTCGAACGCGTCCGCGACCGGGCCATGGGCCAGGACGTCTTAAAAAGCCTGACCCCCGGCCAGCAGGTGGTCAAGATCGTCCACGACGAACTGATCGAACTGCTCGGCGGACAGACCACCGGCCTCGACCTCAAGGCCCGCCCTACGGCCATCATGATGGTCGGCCTGCAGGGCTCGGGCAAGACCACCACCTCGGCCAAGCTGGCCCTGCGGCTGCGCCGCGAACTCAAGAAAAAAGCCTACCTGGTCCCGGCCGACGTCTATCGCCCGGCGGCCATCGAGCAGCTCAAGAAACTGGGCTCCCAGATCGACATCAGCGTCCATCCGTCCACCCCGGACCAGAACCCGGTGGACATCTGCGCCCAGGCCATGGACGTGGCCGCCACAAACGGCTTCGACGTGGTCATCTTCGATACCGCCGGCCGCCTGCACGTGGACGAGACCCTCATGGAGGAACTCGCGGCCATCAAGGCCAGAACCTCCCCGGCCGAGATCCTTTTCGTGGCCGACGCCATGACCGGCCAGGACGCGGTCACCGTGGCCGCAAGCTTCAACGACCGCCTGGACGTCTCCGGCATCGTGCTCACCAAGATGGACGGCGACGCCCGGGGCGGCGCGGCCCTGTCCATCAAGGGGGTCACCGGCAAGCCCATCAAGTTCGTGGGCATGGGCGAAAAGCTCGCCGACCTGGAGATCTTCCACCCCGACCGGGCCGCCTCGCGCATCCTGGGCATGGGCGACATCCTCACGCTCATCGAAAAGGCCCAGACCGACATCAATGCCGAGGAAGCCGCGGCCATGGAGAAAAAACTCCGCAAGGCCGAATTCAACCTCGAGGACTTCCGCACCCAGATGCGCCGGGTGCGCAAACTCGGCTCCCTCGACGGCATCTTGAAGCTCATCCCCGGCATGTCCCAGGTGCGCCAGAAACTCGGCGAAGTGCAGATGCCCGAGAAGGAAATGGCCCGCGTCGAGGCCATCATCGGATCCATGACCAAAAAGGAGCGCGAGAATCCCAAAATCATAAACCCCAGCCGCCGCGAGCGCATCGCCAAAGGCTCCGGATCCACCGTCCAGGACGTGGCCCAGCTCCTCAAGAATTTCACCCAGATGCAAAAGATGATGAAGCGCATGATGGGGGCCGGGGGCAAGATGCCCGCCCCGGGGAAGATGCCCAGGATGCCCAAAATGCCTGGCCTGCCCGGCGGCATGCCCGGGCTGCCCGGCGGCGATCCCGGCGAGGCCCCGCCCGTGGACCCGCGCTTCGCCCGCACCCCGGGCAAGGTCACCAGCGCCTCCAAGCGCAAAAAACAGAAACGCAAAAAAGGAAAATCCCGCTGA
- a CDS encoding pyridoxal phosphate-dependent aminotransferase, whose product MRLLSEEMDGYLAQGAWIRSIFELGLELKKKYGEDAVCDFSLGNPDLPPPAIVGECLSDLAGNAGRPFIFGYMPNPGYPRVREALAGYVSREQGLAVEPQDLLVTCGAAGGLNIFFRAVLEPGDEVICLSPYFVEYGFYVANSRGVLRPVPSRQGDFGLDVAAIAAAVTDKTRAVLINSPNNPTGQVYPEADIQALAQALADLSKGRERPIYLVADEPYRFLTFDGVTVPPVLPVYPYSVLVSSFSKNLSLAGERVGFVAVAPNMPGKEKLIGGLIFANRIMGFVNAPAIGQAILLKAMGSQVDTSVYTRRRDRMAEVLTRTGYEFFKPKGAFYFFPKSPIPDEVAFVSRLAKERVLGVPGRGFGMPGYFRLAFCVGEEVIARAEEGLARAREGL is encoded by the coding sequence GTGCGGTTGTTATCGGAGGAGATGGACGGGTATCTGGCCCAAGGGGCCTGGATTCGCTCGATTTTTGAGCTTGGGCTGGAACTGAAGAAAAAATACGGGGAAGACGCGGTATGCGACTTTTCCCTGGGCAACCCGGACCTGCCGCCTCCGGCCATTGTCGGCGAGTGCCTCTCCGACCTGGCCGGAAACGCGGGAAGACCTTTCATTTTCGGATACATGCCCAATCCCGGCTATCCCCGGGTGCGCGAGGCCCTGGCCGGATACGTCAGCCGGGAGCAGGGCCTGGCTGTGGAGCCTCAGGACCTGCTGGTGACCTGCGGCGCGGCGGGCGGGCTGAACATCTTTTTCAGGGCCGTGCTCGAACCCGGGGACGAGGTCATCTGCCTTTCGCCCTATTTCGTGGAATACGGGTTCTACGTGGCCAACAGTCGCGGGGTGCTCAGGCCCGTGCCCTCGCGCCAGGGCGATTTCGGCCTGGACGTCGCGGCCATCGCCGCCGCTGTGACGGACAAGACCCGGGCGGTGCTGATCAATTCGCCCAACAACCCCACCGGACAGGTCTACCCCGAGGCCGATATCCAGGCCCTGGCCCAGGCCCTGGCCGATCTGTCCAAGGGACGCGAGCGGCCCATCTATCTGGTGGCCGACGAGCCCTACCGCTTCCTGACCTTCGACGGGGTCACGGTGCCCCCGGTCCTGCCGGTCTATCCCTACAGCGTCCTGGTCAGCTCGTTTTCCAAGAATCTGTCCCTGGCCGGCGAGCGGGTGGGGTTCGTGGCCGTGGCCCCGAACATGCCCGGCAAGGAGAAGCTCATCGGCGGGCTCATCTTCGCCAACCGGATCATGGGCTTCGTCAACGCCCCGGCCATCGGCCAGGCCATCCTGCTCAAGGCCATGGGTTCCCAGGTGGACACCTCCGTGTACACCAGACGCCGGGATCGCATGGCCGAGGTCCTGACCCGGACCGGGTATGAGTTTTTCAAGCCCAAGGGGGCCTTCTACTTCTTCCCCAAATCGCCCATCCCAGATGAGGTGGCCTTCGTCTCCCGGCTGGCCAAGGAGCGGGTTCTGGGCGTGCCCGGCCGGGGCTTCGGCATGCCGGGCTATTTCCGGCTGGCCTTTTGCGTGGGCGAGGAGGTCATCGCCCGGGCCGAGGAGGGATTGGCCCGCGCCCGGGAAGGATTGTAG
- a CDS encoding peptidase U32 family protein produces the protein MTSIPKPEILAPAGDPASFLAALAAGADAVYCGLKHFSARMLARNFSVSELARLAELARGKGRRTYVAVNVMVKPDEIEKAGRLVRRLVDQVAPEGLILQDIGMAKIARLAGFEGELHLSTLANVSHPMGLATAADLGFSRVVVPRELSVDEIRAMAEACGPGMSIEVFVHGALCHNVSGRCWWSSFMGGKSGLRGRCVQPCRRVYEHRGQEGRFFSCLDLSLDVLAKTLLPIPNISAWKIEGRKKGPHYVFHTVAAYKLLRDEPDDPAAKKAALDYLEQALGRTGTNYGFLPQRPKNPVDHRDRTGSGLAAGKLSRSEQGGFQLASRIPLLAGDLLRVGFEDAAGHQIIRISRSVPKGGRYSLRFEPGQRPESGTPVFLIDRRAPELARILENMEAELAAIPEKEAAPVEVEISPPKPYRPAKRAMPVALNVWRHPDLVKEKGTFGVWVSLSRAHNLPLGRAKTTWWWLPPVIWPNEESEFAGLVELLLSRGAERFVLNAPWQRALFPKDVKAILWAGPFCNIANPMALVALKSLGFSGAILSPELSGEDILSLPGKSPLPLGLVVDGAWPLGISRTISPEIKTCMALTSPKGEVCWAVRYDQNYFIYPNWRMDLFPHRDALIKAGYEMFLSLREPMPKEVPARDRQGLFNWETGLL, from the coding sequence ATGACCTCGATCCCCAAACCGGAAATCCTGGCCCCGGCCGGCGACCCGGCCTCTTTTCTGGCCGCCCTGGCCGCTGGCGCGGACGCCGTCTACTGCGGCCTCAAGCATTTTTCCGCGCGCATGCTGGCGCGCAACTTCTCCGTTTCCGAGCTGGCCCGGCTGGCCGAACTGGCCCGGGGCAAGGGCCGGCGGACCTATGTGGCCGTAAACGTCATGGTCAAGCCGGACGAGATCGAGAAGGCCGGCCGGCTGGTCAGGCGCCTGGTGGACCAGGTCGCCCCCGAGGGCCTTATCCTCCAGGACATCGGCATGGCCAAGATCGCCCGCCTGGCCGGGTTCGAGGGCGAACTGCACCTGTCCACCCTGGCCAATGTCAGCCACCCCATGGGCCTGGCCACGGCGGCGGACCTGGGCTTTTCCCGGGTGGTGGTCCCGCGCGAGCTGTCCGTGGACGAGATCCGGGCCATGGCCGAGGCCTGCGGACCGGGCATGTCCATCGAGGTCTTCGTGCACGGGGCACTGTGCCACAACGTGTCCGGCCGGTGCTGGTGGAGCAGTTTCATGGGCGGCAAGAGCGGGCTTCGCGGCCGGTGCGTGCAGCCCTGCCGCCGGGTCTACGAACACCGGGGCCAGGAGGGCCGCTTTTTCTCCTGTCTGGACCTGAGCCTGGACGTTTTGGCCAAGACGCTTCTGCCCATCCCAAACATCTCGGCCTGGAAGATCGAGGGCCGCAAAAAAGGCCCCCACTACGTCTTTCACACCGTGGCCGCCTACAAGCTTTTGCGCGACGAACCCGACGATCCGGCCGCGAAAAAGGCCGCCCTGGACTATCTCGAACAGGCCCTGGGCCGCACCGGCACCAACTACGGATTTCTGCCCCAGCGCCCCAAAAACCCCGTGGACCACCGGGACCGCACCGGGTCCGGGCTGGCCGCCGGCAAGCTCTCCCGTAGCGAGCAGGGCGGCTTCCAGCTTGCGTCGCGCATCCCGCTTCTGGCCGGCGACCTTTTGCGCGTGGGCTTCGAGGACGCCGCCGGGCATCAGATCATCCGCATAAGCCGGTCCGTGCCCAAGGGCGGCCGGTATTCGCTGCGCTTCGAGCCCGGCCAGCGCCCCGAGTCCGGCACGCCGGTCTTTCTCATCGACCGCCGGGCCCCGGAGCTGGCCCGCATCCTGGAGAACATGGAGGCCGAGCTGGCCGCCATCCCGGAGAAAGAGGCCGCCCCCGTCGAGGTCGAAATAAGCCCGCCAAAGCCCTACCGCCCGGCCAAACGGGCCATGCCCGTGGCCCTGAACGTGTGGCGGCATCCCGATCTGGTCAAGGAGAAGGGAACGTTCGGGGTGTGGGTGTCCCTCAGCCGGGCCCACAACCTGCCCCTTGGCCGGGCCAAGACGACCTGGTGGTGGCTGCCGCCGGTCATCTGGCCCAACGAGGAGAGCGAATTCGCGGGGTTGGTGGAGCTTCTGCTTTCACGCGGGGCCGAGCGCTTTGTCCTAAACGCCCCGTGGCAACGGGCGCTCTTCCCCAAGGACGTCAAGGCCATCCTGTGGGCCGGGCCGTTTTGCAACATCGCCAATCCCATGGCCCTTGTGGCCCTCAAATCCCTGGGCTTTTCCGGGGCCATCCTCTCCCCGGAGCTTTCCGGCGAGGACATTCTGTCGCTGCCGGGCAAAAGCCCCCTGCCCCTGGGCCTGGTGGTCGACGGGGCCTGGCCGCTTGGCATTTCCCGGACCATCTCCCCCGAGATCAAGACCTGCATGGCCCTGACAAGCCCCAAGGGCGAGGTCTGCTGGGCCGTGCGCTACGACCAGAACTATTTCATCTATCCCAACTGGCGCATGGACCTTTTCCCGCACCGGGACGCCCTGATCAAGGCCGGATACGAGATGTTTCTGTCCCTGCGCGAACCCATGCCCAAGGAGGTGCCGGCCCGGGATCGCCAGGGCCTGTTCAACTGGGAGACGGGACTTTTATAA
- a CDS encoding bifunctional nucleoside/nucleotide kinase/histidine phosphatase family protein, translating to MSRGDKLVVAMVGLPAMGKSTVALKLKENLEKEDVRVAVFNNGDVRRRMLTGDTAHAGFYDPKNAETLALRERIAEINMAEARAFLSAGGQIAILDATNASPKRREAIRATFTDVPLLFIECRNDDPALLDFSIERKVRGAEFAHLPEAEAKKSFRERIGYYRHILRSLSPEDGNGVILDSLTNRILVERADSLLPYYARIRDLLVSDWVKSLILARHGQSEDNLAGRIGGDSDLTETGRAQAWSLSRHFIGTPIPYVFTSTKRRTQEMAEPLVTARQYCSAFAFAEFDEIDAGECEGMTPAEIKDRRPEVYAARSLDKYRYTYPGGESYAVLAERVERGLKKAFFLSGNAENILIVGHQAVNRVILSHFLFRRAEDVPYIYIPQDRYFHIVSTHTKKLFELKKF from the coding sequence ATGAGCAGGGGAGACAAGCTGGTGGTGGCCATGGTCGGGCTTCCGGCCATGGGCAAGTCCACTGTGGCCCTCAAGCTCAAGGAGAACCTGGAGAAGGAAGACGTCCGGGTGGCCGTGTTCAATAACGGCGACGTGCGCCGGCGCATGCTCACGGGCGACACCGCCCACGCCGGGTTCTACGATCCCAAAAACGCCGAGACCCTGGCCCTTCGGGAGCGCATCGCCGAGATCAACATGGCCGAGGCCAGGGCCTTTTTAAGCGCCGGCGGCCAGATCGCCATCCTCGACGCCACCAACGCCAGCCCCAAACGCCGGGAGGCCATCCGGGCGACCTTCACCGACGTGCCGCTTTTGTTCATCGAATGCCGCAACGACGACCCGGCCCTTTTGGACTTCAGCATCGAGCGCAAGGTGCGCGGCGCGGAATTCGCCCATCTGCCCGAGGCCGAGGCCAAAAAAAGCTTCCGGGAACGCATCGGCTACTACCGGCACATCCTGCGTTCGCTGTCCCCCGAGGACGGCAACGGGGTCATCCTGGACTCGCTGACCAACCGCATCCTGGTGGAGCGGGCCGACTCGCTTCTGCCCTACTACGCCCGCATCCGGGACCTTCTGGTCTCGGACTGGGTCAAAAGCCTGATCCTGGCCCGCCACGGCCAGTCCGAGGACAATCTGGCCGGGCGCATCGGCGGCGACTCGGACCTGACCGAGACCGGCCGGGCCCAGGCCTGGTCCCTGTCGCGGCACTTCATCGGCACGCCCATCCCCTACGTCTTCACCAGCACGAAACGGCGCACCCAGGAGATGGCCGAGCCCCTGGTGACCGCCCGGCAATACTGCTCGGCGTTCGCCTTTGCGGAGTTCGACGAGATCGACGCCGGGGAGTGCGAGGGCATGACCCCGGCCGAGATCAAGGACAGGCGTCCCGAGGTCTACGCCGCGCGCAGCCTGGACAAGTACCGCTACACCTACCCCGGCGGCGAGAGCTACGCCGTGCTGGCCGAGCGCGTGGAACGCGGGCTGAAAAAGGCGTTTTTTTTGAGCGGCAACGCGGAGAACATCCTCATCGTGGGCCATCAGGCCGTCAACCGGGTGATTTTGTCCCACTTCCTGTTCCGCCGGGCCGAGGACGTGCCCTACATCTACATCCCCCAGGACCGCTACTTCCACATCGTCTCCACCCACACCAAGAAGCTCTTCGAGCTCAAAAAGTTCTGA
- a CDS encoding YciI family protein produces MFVIIVDYVKPLADVDPWLEAHRAFLREQYAAGRFLASGPRRPRTGGVILAHARERAEVEALLENDPFKREGVAAYTILEFDPVMTCPELAPVLGKPR; encoded by the coding sequence ATGTTCGTAATTATCGTCGACTACGTGAAGCCCCTGGCCGACGTCGACCCCTGGCTTGAGGCGCACCGCGCCTTTCTGCGGGAGCAGTACGCCGCCGGGCGATTTCTGGCCTCCGGGCCGCGCCGGCCCAGGACCGGCGGGGTCATCCTTGCCCATGCCCGCGAGCGGGCCGAGGTGGAGGCCCTTTTGGAGAACGACCCTTTCAAGCGGGAAGGGGTGGCCGCCTATACGATCCTGGAGTTCGATCCGGTCATGACCTGTCCCGAACTTGCCCCGGTTTTGGGCAAACCCCGGTAA
- a CDS encoding iron-sulfur cluster assembly scaffold protein: MHEHHSLEHLPREFLEHMRFPHNQGVLENPDGIAEMTGQCGDSIAVGIHVDGDVIRGIRVLPTGCAFTVVCSSAMSLLADGKTLDEALRLEPRDIVREIGGLSEDHQHCARLALNALGEAITDHLERSGKKPG; encoded by the coding sequence ATGCACGAACACCACTCTCTGGAGCATCTCCCCCGGGAATTTTTGGAGCACATGCGTTTTCCCCATAACCAGGGAGTGCTCGAAAATCCCGACGGAATCGCCGAGATGACCGGCCAGTGCGGCGATTCCATCGCCGTGGGCATCCATGTCGACGGCGACGTGATTCGCGGCATCCGGGTGCTGCCCACGGGCTGCGCCTTTACCGTGGTCTGTTCCAGCGCCATGAGCCTCTTGGCCGACGGCAAGACCCTGGACGAGGCGCTACGCCTCGAACCCCGGGACATCGTGCGGGAGATCGGCGGGCTGTCCGAGGACCACCAGCATTGCGCCCGTCTGGCGCTCAACGCGCTTGGCGAGGCCATCACGGACCATCTGGAGCGGTCGGGGAAAAAACCGGGGTAG
- a CDS encoding NifB/NifX family molybdenum-iron cluster-binding protein: MEKGRIAIPSAMPGGLEAGIGQHFGHCDIYTLVDVENGAVANVATLANVPHQQGGCMAPVNHLAGNGVNLLIAGGMGMRPLMGFQQVGIEVYTCGEVGSVGEAVDALLAGRLRRFTPEQTCGGGR; this comes from the coding sequence ATGGAAAAAGGAAGAATCGCCATCCCCTCCGCCATGCCGGGAGGCCTTGAGGCCGGAATCGGGCAGCATTTCGGCCATTGCGACATCTACACCCTCGTCGATGTGGAGAACGGCGCCGTGGCCAATGTCGCCACCCTTGCCAACGTTCCCCACCAGCAGGGCGGCTGTATGGCCCCGGTGAACCATCTGGCCGGCAACGGCGTGAACCTGCTCATAGCCGGCGGCATGGGCATGCGGCCCTTGATGGGCTTTCAGCAGGTGGGGATCGAGGTCTACACCTGCGGCGAGGTCGGAAGCGTGGGCGAGGCCGTTGACGCCCTGCTTGCGGGCAGGCTGCGGCGGTTCACCCCGGAGCAGACCTGCGGCGGCGGTCGGTAG
- a CDS encoding DUF294 nucleotidyltransferase-like domain-containing protein produces the protein MAENRASATEDQVLELLRTTPPWRGLDHGVLVALASSCLIDFVPKGDRLFLRGAAGLDALLLVLSGRVARLLPGDDGSEIPLDEAGPGDILGDMALFRDGRPECDAEAKEDTFVARMPGEVFLRAVRDNPALALHFLQSFAEAASDRLAPGGSATRAAPSQGTDLSLFGTRVGDLAVRPPITAEPGLAIRDAARIMLKENAGSLLVREASGDLRGIVTDKDLRKAVALGRDVESPVRTIMASPVLDIAGYEPCFDALLKMMAHKVHHLAVTGPGGLAGVVTAHDILALQGTSPLSLFREIESQREVAGLYPLSAKAPRVIRALMDTGARAGHVTRLITVVNDLILHKIIEMVTREIGPPPVAWCWMSMGSEGRREQTFATDQDNALIHADCRDEAVRRAAGVYFQALAERVVSHLDKAGFPRCKGDMMASNPAWRKSLSGWKETFDDWIAVPEAREVLHATIFFDFRGVAGQTGLAEELRGHVAGRAAASGIFLRFLAADCLVTRPPLTFFKGFVVEKNGERKNTLDLKKRGLVPFQDFARVLALSHGVRETSTLGRVETLAKNGHVPRELGREVGQAFEFLLQVKLSHQLAQVEAGRPPDNFIDPGRLSDLDRTTLRQAFGVIGAMQTFLKDMFRLNLG, from the coding sequence ATGGCGGAAAATCGCGCTTCAGCCACCGAGGACCAGGTCCTGGAACTGCTTCGGACCACGCCGCCCTGGCGCGGCCTGGACCATGGCGTCCTTGTCGCCCTGGCGAGTTCCTGCCTGATCGATTTCGTCCCCAAGGGGGACCGGCTTTTCCTGCGCGGGGCCGCCGGCCTCGACGCCCTGCTGCTCGTGCTTTCGGGCCGGGTCGCCCGCCTGCTGCCCGGCGACGATGGTTCGGAAATCCCACTCGACGAGGCCGGCCCGGGCGACATCCTCGGGGACATGGCCCTTTTTCGCGACGGCCGGCCCGAATGCGACGCCGAGGCCAAAGAGGACACCTTCGTGGCCAGGATGCCCGGGGAGGTCTTCCTGCGGGCCGTGCGCGACAACCCCGCACTCGCCCTGCATTTCCTCCAGTCCTTTGCCGAGGCCGCCTCGGACCGGCTCGCCCCCGGGGGGTCGGCCACCCGGGCCGCGCCCTCCCAGGGCACGGACCTGTCCCTTTTCGGCACCCGCGTCGGAGACCTGGCGGTCCGGCCGCCGATCACCGCCGAACCCGGACTGGCCATCCGGGACGCGGCCCGGATCATGCTCAAGGAAAACGCGGGCTCGCTTCTGGTGCGCGAGGCCTCGGGAGACCTGCGGGGCATCGTCACCGACAAGGATCTGCGCAAGGCCGTGGCCCTGGGCCGCGACGTCGAGTCCCCGGTCAGGACCATCATGGCCTCCCCGGTGCTGGACATCGCCGGATACGAACCCTGTTTCGACGCCTTGCTCAAGATGATGGCCCACAAGGTCCACCATTTGGCAGTGACCGGGCCGGGTGGGCTGGCGGGGGTGGTCACGGCCCACGACATCCTGGCCCTGCAGGGCACGTCGCCGCTGTCCCTTTTTCGGGAAATCGAGTCCCAACGCGAGGTGGCCGGCCTGTATCCCCTGTCCGCCAAGGCCCCCCGGGTGATCCGGGCCCTGATGGACACCGGGGCCAGGGCCGGGCACGTCACCCGCCTGATCACCGTGGTCAACGACCTCATCCTGCACAAGATCATCGAGATGGTCACCCGGGAGATCGGGCCACCGCCCGTGGCCTGGTGCTGGATGTCCATGGGCAGCGAGGGCCGCCGCGAGCAGACCTTCGCCACGGACCAGGACAACGCCCTGATCCACGCCGATTGCCGGGACGAGGCCGTGCGGCGCGCGGCCGGGGTCTATTTCCAGGCCCTGGCCGAGCGGGTGGTCAGCCACCTGGACAAGGCCGGATTCCCCCGCTGCAAGGGGGACATGATGGCCTCGAACCCGGCCTGGCGCAAAAGCCTGTCGGGCTGGAAGGAGACCTTCGACGACTGGATCGCCGTGCCCGAGGCCAGGGAGGTCCTGCACGCCACCATCTTCTTCGACTTTCGCGGCGTGGCCGGCCAGACGGGACTGGCCGAGGAACTGCGCGGGCACGTGGCCGGGCGCGCGGCCGCAAGCGGCATCTTCCTGCGGTTTCTGGCCGCGGACTGCCTGGTCACCCGGCCGCCCCTGACCTTTTTCAAGGGCTTCGTGGTGGAGAAAAACGGGGAGCGCAAAAACACCCTGGACCTTAAAAAACGCGGGCTGGTGCCCTTCCAGGACTTCGCCAGGGTTTTGGCCCTAAGCCACGGCGTGCGCGAAACGAGCACGCTCGGGCGCGTCGAGACCCTGGCCAAAAACGGACACGTTCCCCGGGAACTGGGCCGCGAGGTGGGTCAGGCCTTCGAGTTCCTGCTCCAGGTCAAGCTGTCGCACCAGCTTGCCCAGGTGGAGGCGGGCCGGCCCCCGGACAATTTCATCGATCCCGGTCGGCTCTCGGATCTGGACCGGACCACCCTGCGCCAGGCCTTCGGGGTCATCGGCGCCATGCAGACGTTTTTAAAAGACATGTTCCGCCTCAACCTCGGCTGA